From the genome of Acropora palmata chromosome 4, jaAcrPala1.3, whole genome shotgun sequence, one region includes:
- the LOC141879607 gene encoding fibroblast growth factor receptor-like 1: MMFLSALLIFFLRFECLLQARSEPCSAPKIRNEGNTILLPEGEDARLICSVKGNKAIVFWEKNNDTIQPASHNRMRIRPYRYLKIKRVTKEDSGFYTCVAENSCGRNAITWRLVIGIAPRFTVSEEWRRRNLIAIPVGNSFRIDCSATGYPKPTVEWYKDKVLFQKRKGGSKFYMGRFQTLLIIRDAVPADSGLYTCNVSNAYGWIDNSWTVDVRERVRAKPRILEMENATAMEGENATLLCKALSDSMVHFQWLRWLASPSNASSHSSKIENPVYEVIKQNKLNGHKHLLLPNGHTSKLDLHGFKLTLVNVTKKDEGKYSCIVGNAIGYAVQQAYIIIR, encoded by the exons ATGATGTTCCTGTCTGCTTTACTTATCTTCTTCTTACGCTTTGAATGCCTTCTACAAGCAAGATCAGAACCGTGTTCGG CTCCAAAAATTCGTAATGAGGgaaacaccattcttcttcCCGAGGGAGAAGACGCACGTCTGATTTGCTCGGTCAAGGGGAACAAAGCAATCGTTTTCTGGGAAAAGAACAATGACACCATCCAGCCAGCCAGTCATAACCGCATGAGAATCAGGCCTTACAGATACTTAAAGATAAAGAGGGTAACCAAAGAAGACTCAGGCTTTTACACCTGCGTCGCAGAGAATAGTTGTGGGAGGAATGCCATTACTTGGAGGCTAGTTATTGGAA ttgCACCAAGATTCACAGTATCAGAAGAATGGAGGAGACGAAATCTTATAGCTATACCTGTGGGCAACTCATTCAGGATCGATTGTTCTGCGACAGGTTATCCAAAACCCACCGTCGAATGGTATAAGGACAAAGTCttgtttcaaaaaagaaagggTGGCTCCAAGTTTTATATGGGAAGGTTTCAAACCTTGCTGATTATAAGAGACGCTGTACCCGCAGATAGTGGGTTATACACTTGTAACGTCAGTAACGCTTATGGATGGATCGACAACTCCTGGACGGTTGATGTACGCG AACGAGTACGTGCTAAACCGAGGATCCTTGAAATGGAAAACGCAACCGCGATGGAAGGCGAAAATGCAACTTTATTGTGCAAAGCATTAAGTGATTCAATGGTCCACTTCCAGTGGCTTCGATGGTTGGCATCTCCTTCCAATGCCTCGAGCCATAGTTCCAAGATAGAGAACCCTGTTTACGAagttataaaacaaaacaagctaAACGGCCACAAGCATTTGTTGTTACCAAATGGACATACCAGCAAACTCGACTTACACGGATTTAAATTGACTTTGGTCAATGTTACTAAGAAAGATGAAGGAAAGTACTCTTGCATTGTCGGAAATGCTATTGGTTATGCTGTACAGCAAGCGTATATTATTATACGTTAG